A genomic stretch from Pseudomonas mendocina includes:
- a CDS encoding DUF1852 domain-containing protein, translating into MATDFNFNVKSIRFDENYIPSDNTRLTTNFANLARGASRRENLLNTLRMIDNRFNALAHWDNPNGDRYSIELEIISAELEAEFKHNEDPLPLIEVLKTNIIDHHSNERIEGITGNSFSSYVRDYDFSVLLQAHNKGKQRFETPEKFGELHGKLFKKFVSSSAYRDNFSKPPVICLSVSSSKIYRRSENQHPVLGFEYLQDEYSLTDEYFKKMGLKVRYFMPANSAAPFAFYFSGDLLLDYTDLELISTISTMDTFQKIYRPEIYNANSPAGKCYQPSLNNQDYSLTRINYDREERSRLAVEQGRFVEEVFIKPYQTVLEQWSSSYAA; encoded by the coding sequence ATGGCTACAGACTTTAACTTCAACGTTAAAAGCATTCGCTTTGATGAGAATTACATTCCATCAGACAATACCCGACTGACAACAAACTTTGCCAACTTGGCCAGGGGAGCAAGTCGCAGAGAAAATTTGCTGAACACCCTTAGAATGATCGACAACCGCTTTAATGCGCTGGCTCATTGGGACAACCCCAATGGAGATCGTTATAGCATTGAGCTTGAAATCATATCAGCTGAATTAGAGGCAGAATTTAAACACAACGAAGACCCGCTGCCGCTGATCGAAGTATTGAAAACCAATATTATTGATCACCACAGCAATGAACGAATTGAAGGCATTACTGGCAATAGTTTCTCGTCGTATGTCAGGGACTATGACTTTAGTGTTTTGCTGCAAGCGCACAACAAAGGCAAGCAGCGTTTCGAGACACCAGAAAAATTTGGTGAACTGCACGGAAAGCTATTCAAAAAATTTGTCAGCTCCAGCGCATACCGCGACAACTTCAGCAAGCCGCCGGTCATCTGCCTGAGCGTCTCTAGCAGCAAAATCTACCGCCGCAGCGAAAACCAGCACCCCGTGCTAGGTTTCGAATACTTGCAGGATGAATACTCACTTACGGATGAGTATTTCAAAAAGATGGGGCTAAAAGTTCGCTATTTTATGCCAGCCAATAGCGCCGCACCTTTTGCTTTTTATTTCTCAGGGGATCTTTTACTCGACTACACAGACTTGGAGCTGATTAGCACGATTAGCACCATGGATACCTTCCAGAAGATTTACCGGCCCGAGATTTACAACGCAAACTCCCCGGCAGGCAAGTGCTACCAGCCCAGCCTGAACAATCAAGACTATTCATTAACTCGAATTAATTATGATCGGGAAGAACGCAGCCGCCTGGCAGTTGAGCAAGGAAGGTTCGTCGAAGAAGTATTTATAAAACCCTACCAAACTGTTCTTGAACAGTGGTCCTCCAGTTACGCTGCCTGA
- the catC gene encoding muconolactone Delta-isomerase, which produces MLFHVKMVVNLPLDMDPAKAAQLKADEKELAQRLQREGIWRHLWRIAGHYANYSVFDVPSVEALHDTLMQLPLFPYMDIEVNGLCRHPSSIHSDDR; this is translated from the coding sequence ATGCTGTTTCACGTAAAGATGGTGGTCAACCTGCCGCTCGACATGGACCCAGCTAAGGCTGCACAGCTGAAGGCTGACGAGAAAGAACTGGCGCAGCGCCTGCAACGGGAAGGCATCTGGCGGCATCTCTGGCGCATTGCAGGGCACTACGCCAACTACAGCGTATTTGATGTGCCCAGCGTTGAGGCGCTGCACGACACCCTTATGCAGCTGCCGCTGTTTCCCTACATGGACATTGAGGTCAACGGCCTGTGCCGCCATCCCTCCTCAATCCACAGCGACGACCGCTGA
- a CDS encoding 1,6-dihydroxycyclohexa-2,4-diene-1-carboxylate dehydrogenase yields the protein MDRNRRFAGKVAFVTGAAQGIGRGVVERLLAEGAQVAAVDRSELVLELAQAHQTDLLCLTADLEQYGECAQAMTDAVQHFGRIDILINNVGGTIWAKPFEHYREQEIEAEVRRSLFPTLWCCHAALPYMQAQGSGAIVNVSSIATRGVNRVPYGAAKGGVNALTACLAFENAGNGIRVNATAPGGTEAPPRRIPRNSAEQSEQEKVWYQQIVDQTVDSSLMRRYGSIDEQVGAILFLASDEAAYITGTVLPVGGGDQG from the coding sequence TTGGACAGAAACAGGCGCTTTGCCGGCAAAGTGGCTTTTGTAACCGGTGCGGCACAGGGCATTGGCCGAGGCGTAGTTGAGCGGCTGCTGGCGGAAGGTGCGCAGGTTGCCGCGGTTGATCGCTCCGAGTTGGTATTGGAGCTGGCTCAAGCGCATCAAACGGATCTGCTGTGCCTGACGGCAGATCTGGAGCAATACGGTGAGTGCGCACAAGCCATGACCGATGCCGTGCAGCACTTCGGGCGCATCGACATCCTGATCAACAACGTCGGCGGCACCATCTGGGCCAAGCCGTTTGAGCATTACCGCGAGCAGGAAATCGAGGCCGAGGTTCGTCGCTCCCTGTTCCCAACGTTGTGGTGTTGCCATGCTGCTTTGCCGTACATGCAGGCGCAGGGCAGTGGGGCCATCGTCAATGTGTCCTCCATTGCCACCCGTGGTGTTAACCGCGTGCCGTACGGTGCCGCCAAAGGCGGGGTAAACGCGCTGACTGCGTGCCTGGCTTTCGAGAATGCTGGCAATGGCATCCGCGTCAATGCCACAGCACCGGGTGGGACAGAAGCGCCGCCGCGCCGCATCCCGCGCAACAGCGCTGAGCAAAGTGAGCAAGAGAAGGTTTGGTATCAGCAGATTGTTGATCAGACCGTCGACAGCAGCCTGATGAGGCGCTACGGCAGCATCGACGAACAAGTCGGCGCCATCCTGTTCCTTGCCTCGGATGAGGCCGCCTATATCACCGGCACCGTCCTGCCTGTTGGTGGTGGTGATCAGGGCTGA
- the catA gene encoding catechol 1,2-dioxygenase: MTVRIAQTNETQALFKEAAGFANNDGNPRLKKIMFRVLNDVAKLIEDFDLTEDEFWTFADYVNRLGQRSEAGLLIAGLGIERFLDMRQDAIGAAAGQTGGTPRTIEGPLYVAGAPVVQGTARMDDGSEDDVGIVMFLEGQVVDLDGQPIAGATVDVWHANTKGNYSFFDKSQSEYNLRRRIITDAEGRYRARSIVPSGYGCDPQGPTQACLDLLGRHGQRPAHIHFFISSPGYRHLTTQINLAGDKYLWDDFAYATRDGLVGELNFREDGARGIAGRYAELQFDFQLQKAADHKAEQRSQRPRALQTL, from the coding sequence ATGACTGTGAGAATTGCTCAAACCAATGAAACTCAAGCACTCTTCAAAGAGGCCGCTGGGTTCGCCAATAACGACGGTAACCCGCGCCTGAAAAAGATCATGTTTCGCGTGCTCAACGACGTCGCCAAACTGATCGAAGACTTTGACCTGACTGAAGACGAGTTCTGGACCTTTGCGGACTACGTGAACCGTTTGGGCCAGCGCAGCGAGGCAGGGTTGCTGATTGCCGGGTTGGGGATCGAGCGCTTTCTCGACATGCGCCAAGATGCCATTGGTGCCGCCGCAGGCCAGACTGGTGGAACGCCGCGCACTATTGAAGGCCCGCTTTATGTGGCGGGCGCACCAGTCGTGCAAGGTACCGCGCGGATGGATGATGGCAGCGAAGACGATGTTGGGATCGTTATGTTTCTGGAAGGGCAGGTAGTGGACTTAGACGGTCAGCCTATAGCCGGGGCAACGGTTGATGTGTGGCACGCCAATACCAAGGGCAACTACTCGTTCTTCGACAAGAGCCAATCTGAATACAACCTGCGCCGCCGCATCATTACCGACGCTGAGGGGCGCTACCGGGCACGCAGTATCGTTCCGTCCGGGTATGGTTGCGACCCGCAAGGGCCGACTCAAGCGTGTTTGGATTTGCTGGGGCGTCACGGCCAGCGACCGGCACACATCCACTTCTTTATCTCCAGCCCTGGTTACCGCCACCTGACCACGCAAATTAACTTGGCGGGTGACAAGTACCTGTGGGACGACTTTGCCTACGCCACCCGGGACGGTCTGGTGGGCGAGTTAAACTTCCGCGAAGACGGTGCCCGTGGCATAGCCGGTCGTTATGCTGAGTTGCAGTTCGACTTCCAGTTGCAGAAAGCCGCCGACCATAAAGCTGAACAGCGCAGCCAGCGCCCGCGAGCGTTGCAAACACTCTAA
- a CDS encoding methionine synthase produces MKKLLPTSTAGSLPKPSWLAEPEKLWSPWKLQGEELAEGKQDALRVSLQEQLHAGIDIVSDGEQTRQHFVTTFIEHLEGVDFEKRETVRIRNRYDASVPSVVGEVSRPHSVFVEDAKFLRKQTTQPIKWALPGPMTMIDTLYDGHYKSREKLAWEFAKILNQEALELEAAGVDIIQFDEPAFNVFFDEVNDWGVATLERALEGLKCETAVHICYGYGIKANTDWKKTLGSEWRQYEEAFPKLQKSKLDIISLECHNSRVPMDLIELIRGKKVMVGAIDVATDTIETPEEVADTLRKALQFVDADKLYPSTNCGMAPLARRVARCKLHALSAGAEIIRQELAASR; encoded by the coding sequence GTGAAAAAACTATTACCCACATCTACAGCAGGCAGTCTGCCAAAACCTTCTTGGCTTGCCGAACCTGAAAAGCTCTGGTCGCCCTGGAAACTACAAGGTGAAGAACTGGCAGAGGGCAAACAAGATGCGTTACGCGTTTCGTTGCAAGAGCAACTTCACGCAGGCATTGATATCGTCAGTGATGGCGAACAAACACGACAACACTTCGTTACGACCTTTATCGAGCACCTTGAAGGTGTGGATTTCGAAAAGCGCGAAACCGTCAGAATCCGCAATCGCTACGATGCCAGCGTACCGTCTGTAGTCGGCGAAGTTTCCCGGCCACACTCAGTATTCGTGGAAGATGCCAAGTTTTTACGCAAGCAAACGACGCAGCCGATTAAGTGGGCCCTCCCCGGCCCAATGACCATGATCGACACACTCTACGACGGCCACTACAAAAGCCGTGAAAAGCTGGCGTGGGAGTTTGCCAAAATCCTCAACCAAGAAGCGCTTGAGCTAGAAGCAGCTGGCGTGGACATCATCCAATTTGATGAGCCTGCCTTTAACGTGTTCTTTGATGAAGTGAACGACTGGGGTGTTGCTACGTTGGAACGCGCCCTTGAAGGCCTCAAGTGTGAGACCGCCGTTCATATCTGCTACGGCTACGGCATCAAAGCCAATACCGACTGGAAAAAAACCTTAGGCTCAGAATGGCGACAATATGAAGAAGCCTTCCCTAAGTTGCAGAAGTCCAAGCTCGACATCATTTCACTGGAATGCCACAACTCCCGGGTACCGATGGACCTCATTGAGCTTATCCGCGGCAAAAAAGTGATGGTGGGCGCAATTGATGTGGCCACTGACACCATCGAAACACCCGAGGAAGTTGCCGACACATTACGTAAGGCCTTGCAGTTTGTAGACGCTGACAAGCTCTATCCATCAACCAACTGCGGCATGGCACCGTTGGCTCGTCGAGTGGCCAGGTGCAAGCTTCACGCACTGAGCGCTGGCGCAGAAATCATCCGTCAAGAACTGGCTGCTTCACGCTAG
- the benB gene encoding benzoate 1,2-dioxygenase small subunit — MSSLYETVRDFLYREARYLDDRQWDEWLELYAPDATFWMPAWDDRDQLTEDPQAEISLIWYGNRGGLEDRVFRIKTERSSATMPDTRTSHNISNIEITGERDGLCHARFNWHTLSFRYKTTDSYFGTSFYVLDVHSEQPQIKAKKVVLKNDYVRQVIDIYHI; from the coding sequence ATGAGCAGCCTTTACGAAACCGTACGTGATTTTCTCTACCGCGAAGCGCGCTATCTGGACGACCGCCAGTGGGATGAGTGGTTAGAGCTGTATGCGCCGGATGCCACATTCTGGATGCCTGCGTGGGATGACCGTGATCAGTTGACCGAGGACCCACAGGCTGAAATTTCGTTGATCTGGTACGGCAACCGGGGCGGTTTGGAAGACCGGGTGTTTCGCATCAAAACCGAGCGTTCCAGCGCGACCATGCCGGACACGCGCACCTCACACAACATCAGCAATATCGAGATAACCGGGGAGCGGGACGGGCTCTGCCACGCGCGCTTTAACTGGCACACCCTGAGCTTCCGTTACAAAACCACGGACAGCTATTTCGGCACGAGTTTCTACGTTTTGGATGTGCACAGCGAGCAGCCGCAGATCAAAGCGAAGAAGGTGGTGCTGAAAAACGACTACGTCCGCCAGGTCATTGATATCTACCACATCTGA
- a CDS encoding AraC family transcriptional regulator, whose amino-acid sequence MENRLLSVSSRVFERADPREVSEYVNQHVGTHDIRLPRYGYPQASLSHRPFSTLDLCRISYGGVVRVTSPALESIFHLQILLRGQCLWRTHNQEHSLNPGDAVLINPDDPVDLTYSADCEKFIAKLPVSLLDSICETQHWQRPEEGIRFLNKRYGAAELGNFYSLLDVVCNEAEEPSLERVQQHFAHIIGSKLLVLMDNNISHEPLGNQVARFDQIADFIEANLKLELSAELLARQANMSVRSLYGLFERQVGVTPLHYIRQKRLERIHTCLLDPSCGVRNVTELALEYGFLHRGRFSQIYRQQFAELPSETFKRRR is encoded by the coding sequence ATGGAAAACCGCCTGCTGAGTGTGAGCAGCAGGGTGTTTGAGCGTGCTGATCCCCGTGAAGTATCTGAGTATGTCAATCAGCATGTCGGCACTCATGACATCCGCCTGCCGCGATATGGATACCCTCAAGCCAGTTTGAGTCACCGCCCGTTTTCAACCCTTGATCTGTGCCGGATCAGCTATGGCGGGGTGGTGCGTGTTACGTCTCCGGCGCTGGAAAGTATCTTCCATCTGCAAATTCTGCTGCGTGGTCAATGCCTGTGGCGTACGCATAATCAGGAACACAGCCTGAATCCGGGGGATGCGGTGCTGATCAACCCGGATGATCCGGTTGACCTGACCTATTCGGCAGACTGTGAGAAGTTCATCGCCAAGCTGCCTGTCTCTCTGCTGGATTCGATTTGTGAGACGCAGCACTGGCAGCGCCCAGAAGAAGGCATTCGTTTTCTCAACAAGCGTTACGGCGCGGCTGAATTAGGCAATTTTTACAGCCTGCTCGATGTGGTGTGTAACGAGGCTGAGGAACCGTCGCTTGAGCGTGTGCAGCAGCACTTTGCGCACATCATAGGCAGCAAGCTTCTGGTGCTGATGGACAACAACATCAGTCACGAGCCGTTGGGCAATCAGGTCGCACGTTTTGATCAGATTGCTGACTTTATCGAGGCGAATCTGAAGTTGGAGCTCAGCGCCGAACTGTTAGCCAGACAAGCCAATATGAGCGTGCGTTCGTTATACGGTCTGTTTGAGCGCCAAGTTGGGGTGACGCCGCTGCATTACATCCGGCAAAAGCGTCTGGAGCGTATTCATACCTGTTTGCTTGACCCCAGCTGCGGGGTGCGCAACGTAACCGAATTAGCGCTGGAGTACGGCTTTCTGCACCGTGGTCGTTTCTCTCAAATCTATCGTCAGCAGTTTGCCGAGTTACCCTCTGAGACCTTTAAGCGCCGCCGTTAA
- the benC gene encoding benzoate 1,2-dioxygenase electron transfer component BenC: protein MNYQIALNFEDGVTRFISANTDESVADAAYRQGINIPLDCRDGACGTCKCFAESGQYDLGEEFIEDALTDDEAAEGFVLTCQMRVQSDCVVRVPVGSEVCKTQQARYEGAISRVEVLSASTFVLSIKAESLKSLAFLPGQYVNLTVPGSDQSRAYSFSSLQQGGEVSFLIRNVPGGLMSRFLSESAKVGDALSLAGPLGSFYLREIKRPLLLLAGGTGLAPFMAMLEKIAVAGTDQPVHLIYGVTSDVDLVELDRLETLAQQIPTFTFNACVASPESHYPQKGYVTQHIEANHLNGGDVDVYLCGPPAMVEAVRHYLQEQGVTPSNFYYEKFTPSTD from the coding sequence ATGAATTACCAAATTGCACTCAATTTTGAGGATGGCGTGACGCGCTTTATTAGCGCTAACACCGACGAAAGTGTGGCGGATGCGGCCTACCGGCAAGGCATCAATATTCCGTTGGATTGCCGCGACGGCGCATGCGGGACCTGTAAATGCTTTGCCGAATCGGGCCAGTACGATCTGGGCGAAGAGTTTATTGAAGACGCGCTGACAGATGATGAAGCCGCAGAGGGTTTTGTCCTGACCTGTCAGATGCGCGTGCAAAGTGATTGCGTGGTGCGTGTGCCAGTCGGGTCTGAGGTATGCAAAACCCAACAGGCCCGTTATGAGGGCGCTATCAGCCGGGTTGAGGTGCTTTCTGCAAGCACCTTTGTACTGTCGATCAAAGCCGAATCATTGAAATCGTTGGCCTTTCTGCCGGGCCAGTACGTGAATCTCACCGTGCCGGGCAGCGATCAAAGCCGGGCGTATTCCTTTAGCTCGCTGCAACAGGGTGGTGAAGTCAGTTTTCTGATCCGAAATGTACCGGGTGGTTTGATGAGCCGCTTTCTCAGTGAGTCTGCCAAGGTTGGTGACGCCCTGAGTCTGGCTGGGCCGTTGGGTAGTTTCTACCTGCGCGAGATCAAGCGCCCATTGCTGTTGCTGGCCGGTGGCACAGGGCTGGCGCCGTTTATGGCGATGCTGGAGAAAATCGCTGTGGCTGGCACTGATCAGCCCGTGCACCTGATCTATGGCGTAACCAGTGATGTTGATCTGGTTGAGCTGGATAGGCTTGAGACGCTGGCGCAGCAGATTCCTACCTTCACGTTCAACGCGTGTGTCGCCAGCCCTGAGAGCCACTATCCGCAAAAAGGCTATGTCACCCAGCACATAGAGGCCAACCACCTCAATGGCGGGGATGTGGATGTGTACCTGTGCGGTCCGCCAGCGATGGTTGAGGCTGTCCGCCACTACCTGCAAGAGCAGGGCGTGACGCCATCCAACTTCTATTACGAGAAGTTCACTCCCAGCACGGATTAA
- a CDS encoding muconate cycloisomerase family protein, whose translation MSQVLIERIEAFIVDLPTIRPHKLAMHTMQQQTLVIVRLRCSDSVEGIGEGTTIGGLAYGYESPESIKCNIDHHLAPALIGMDASNINAAMQRLDKIAKGNTFAKSAIETSLLDAQGKRLGLPVSELLGGRVRDSLEVAWTLASGDTSKDIAEAECMLEIRRHRIFKLKIGANPVEHDLKHVIAIKKALGDKASVRVDVNQYWDESQALRACQVLGDNGIDLIEQPISRINRAGQVRLNQRSPAAIMADESIESVEDAFSLAADGAASVFALKIAKNGGPRAVLRTSHIAEAAGIALYGGTMLEGTVGTLASAHAFITLRQLTWGTELFGPLLLTEEIVTEAPVYRDFALHVPRTAGLGITLDEERFARFKRH comes from the coding sequence ATGAGTCAGGTGCTGATTGAACGCATTGAGGCGTTCATCGTCGATTTACCCACTATTCGCCCGCACAAGTTGGCGATGCACACCATGCAGCAGCAGACATTAGTGATTGTCCGCCTGCGTTGCAGTGATTCGGTTGAAGGCATTGGTGAGGGCACCACAATCGGTGGTCTTGCTTACGGCTACGAAAGCCCGGAAAGCATCAAATGCAACATCGACCACCATCTGGCGCCCGCGTTGATTGGCATGGATGCCAGCAATATTAATGCTGCCATGCAGCGGCTGGATAAAATCGCCAAGGGCAACACCTTTGCCAAGTCCGCCATTGAAACCTCACTGCTGGATGCCCAGGGCAAACGCCTCGGATTGCCCGTCAGTGAGCTGCTCGGCGGGCGTGTACGCGATAGCCTTGAAGTGGCCTGGACACTGGCTTCCGGTGATACCAGCAAGGACATTGCCGAAGCCGAGTGCATGCTGGAGATTCGCCGTCACCGTATCTTCAAACTGAAGATTGGTGCTAACCCGGTTGAGCACGACCTCAAGCACGTGATCGCGATCAAAAAGGCACTGGGCGACAAAGCCAGTGTACGGGTTGATGTTAACCAGTATTGGGATGAGTCCCAGGCATTGCGGGCCTGTCAGGTGCTGGGTGACAACGGCATTGACCTGATTGAGCAACCCATCTCCCGCATTAACCGCGCAGGGCAAGTGCGTCTTAACCAACGCAGCCCGGCGGCCATCATGGCGGATGAATCCATCGAGAGCGTTGAAGATGCCTTCAGCCTGGCTGCTGACGGTGCGGCCTCGGTATTCGCCCTGAAAATTGCCAAAAACGGAGGCCCACGTGCCGTGCTGCGCACTTCTCATATCGCAGAAGCCGCCGGTATCGCCTTATACGGCGGAACCATGCTGGAAGGAACCGTCGGCACGCTGGCCTCGGCCCACGCCTTTATCACGCTCCGGCAGCTGACCTGGGGCACCGAGCTATTCGGTCCCTTGCTGCTGACTGAAGAAATCGTCACCGAAGCCCCCGTATACCGCGACTTTGCCCTGCATGTACCACGTACGGCGGGGCTGGGAATCACCCTCGACGAAGAGCGTTTCGCCCGCTTCAAGCGCCACTAA
- the benA gene encoding benzoate 1,2-dioxygenase large subunit, producing the protein MSLSVEYLNALLEDDREKGIYRCKREMFTDRRLFELEMKHIFEGNWIYLAHESQIPEINDFFTTTMGRQPIFIARNKEGELNAFLNACSHRGAQLCRHKSGNRSSFTCPFHGWTFNNSGKLLKVKDPKDAGYPESFNCNGSHNLTPVARFESYRGFLFGSLNADVKPLKEHLGESAKIIDMIVEQSPEGLEVLRGSSSYIYEGNWKLTAENGADGYHVSAVHWNYAATQNQRKQREAGEEIKTMDAGGWAKQGGGFYSFEHGHLLLWTRWANPQDRPAYERRDELVQAYGQARADWMIENSRNLCLYPNVYLMDQFSSQIRVARPIDVNRTEVTIYCIAPKGESAEARAQRIRQYEDFFNVSGMATPDDLEEFRSCQLGYGSGRGWNDMSRGAEHWVEGADSAAQEINLKPLLSGIRTEDEGLFVLQHKYWQQLMLDAVNAEQQLIAVEDVQ; encoded by the coding sequence ATGTCCCTGAGTGTCGAGTACCTGAATGCCTTGCTTGAGGACGATAGGGAGAAGGGCATCTACCGCTGCAAGCGGGAGATGTTCACGGATCGGCGTCTGTTTGAGCTGGAGATGAAACACATCTTCGAAGGCAACTGGATTTATCTGGCCCACGAAAGTCAGATTCCCGAGATCAACGACTTCTTCACCACGACAATGGGGCGCCAGCCAATCTTTATTGCCCGCAATAAAGAAGGCGAGTTGAACGCCTTTCTTAACGCCTGTAGCCACCGTGGGGCCCAGCTGTGTCGGCATAAAAGCGGCAATCGTTCGTCGTTTACATGCCCGTTCCACGGCTGGACCTTCAACAACAGCGGCAAGCTGCTCAAGGTGAAAGACCCTAAAGACGCGGGTTACCCCGAAAGTTTCAACTGCAATGGCTCCCATAACCTGACGCCGGTCGCCCGTTTTGAATCGTACCGGGGCTTTCTGTTTGGCAGCCTGAATGCGGACGTGAAACCGCTGAAAGAGCACCTTGGCGAGTCAGCCAAAATCATCGACATGATTGTCGAGCAGTCACCTGAGGGCCTGGAGGTGCTGCGTGGCTCCTCATCCTATATCTACGAAGGCAACTGGAAGCTGACCGCTGAGAACGGCGCAGACGGTTACCACGTAAGCGCCGTGCACTGGAACTACGCGGCCACGCAAAACCAACGCAAACAGCGCGAAGCCGGTGAAGAAATCAAAACCATGGACGCTGGCGGCTGGGCCAAACAGGGCGGTGGTTTTTACTCATTCGAGCACGGCCATTTATTGCTATGGACCCGCTGGGCCAACCCGCAGGACCGACCGGCCTATGAGCGTCGCGATGAACTGGTGCAGGCGTATGGACAGGCCCGCGCCGATTGGATGATCGAGAACTCGCGCAACCTGTGCCTGTATCCAAACGTCTACCTGATGGACCAGTTCAGCTCACAAATCCGTGTGGCGCGCCCGATTGATGTGAATCGCACGGAGGTCACCATCTACTGCATCGCCCCCAAAGGTGAGAGTGCCGAAGCGCGGGCGCAGCGCATTCGTCAGTACGAAGACTTTTTTAACGTCAGCGGCATGGCCACGCCGGATGACCTTGAAGAGTTCCGCTCGTGCCAGCTTGGCTACGGCTCGGGGCGCGGTTGGAACGATATGTCCCGTGGCGCTGAGCACTGGGTTGAAGGTGCGGATAGCGCTGCCCAAGAAATCAACCTGAAACCGTTGCTCTCCGGGATACGCACCGAAGATGAAGGCCTGTTCGTGCTGCAACATAAGTACTGGCAGCAACTCATGCTGGATGCCGTAAACGCTGAGCAGCAGCTGATCGCCGTGGAGGATGTGCAATGA